One genomic segment of Peribacillus sp. FSL H8-0477 includes these proteins:
- a CDS encoding ribonucleoside-diphosphate reductase subunit alpha has translation MTQTTTINNNSQQFTILSKQFEGRLDMKSFETRFQKWLDRQSDASEAKVSRKLIQMALEKVDIDAPDWTFAAAAQLLHSMYRESRANRGEKTSYGSFYGLLQQLSTPQMGQRYSVYKPELLASYSKEEIEELESAIDPEKDKLFSYIGLYLLNDRYLARPEKDAVYELPQERFMIIAMEIMRNEPSMRIQLVKEAYWAMSNLYMTVATPTLSNAGKSHGQLSSCFIDAIDDSIDGIYMANYDAAKVSKFGGGVGLYAGKIRALGSDIRGFAGNSSGTTPWIRLFNQTAVSVDQLGQRKGAIAIYLDVWHKDILSFLDLKTQNGDDRLKAHDIFTGVCIPDLFMEAVRDRSDWYLFDPHTVKETLGFSLEDHFDEVKGQGSFRKQYAIAVQAAEDGTLPHFSFEKIPAITIMKNIMISQLEEGVPYMFYRDEVNRKNPNKHKGMIYCSNLCTEIAQNLSPTTISQEYTTEDGDVVIVRKSGDFVVCNLSSVNLPRAVGDDVLERLIPIQVRMLDNVIDVNNLPVKQAEISNKRYRAIGLGTFGWHHLLASKNIYWESDEAVQLADSLYEKIAYLTVQASNQLAQEKESYPYFEGSDWHTGEYFSLRHYEDEKWLELKNNIQKHGLRNGYLMAIAPNSSTAKIGNSTDGIDPLYEIEFYEEKKNFKFKVTAPGLTPNTYEYYKKTRFHLDQKESIKQNAARQRHIDQAISFNLYVHNTIKAKELLDIHLTAWNSGMKSTYYVRSTSSEFSSACESCSS, from the coding sequence ATGACCCAAACAACAACCATAAATAACAACTCGCAGCAATTCACTATATTGTCCAAGCAATTTGAAGGACGTCTAGACATGAAATCATTCGAAACTAGGTTTCAAAAATGGCTGGACAGACAGTCTGATGCTAGTGAAGCAAAAGTATCAAGAAAGTTGATACAAATGGCCCTCGAGAAAGTCGATATCGATGCACCTGATTGGACGTTTGCTGCTGCCGCTCAGCTGCTTCATTCCATGTACAGAGAGTCTCGTGCTAACCGCGGTGAAAAGACTTCCTACGGTTCCTTTTACGGATTGCTTCAGCAGCTTTCCACCCCACAAATGGGTCAACGCTACTCTGTATATAAGCCCGAATTGTTAGCTTCATACTCTAAAGAAGAGATTGAGGAACTTGAATCAGCCATTGACCCTGAAAAAGACAAATTATTCTCTTATATCGGTCTGTATTTACTCAATGACCGTTATCTGGCTCGTCCAGAGAAAGACGCTGTTTACGAACTTCCTCAAGAACGGTTTATGATCATTGCGATGGAAATTATGCGCAACGAACCATCAATGCGAATTCAGCTTGTCAAAGAAGCCTATTGGGCCATGTCAAATCTCTATATGACCGTAGCCACCCCCACTCTTTCAAATGCAGGAAAATCGCATGGTCAATTGAGTTCTTGTTTCATAGATGCCATTGATGATTCGATTGACGGCATTTATATGGCAAACTATGATGCAGCAAAAGTGTCTAAATTCGGCGGTGGGGTCGGGCTATATGCAGGTAAAATACGTGCTCTGGGTTCTGATATTCGAGGTTTTGCTGGGAACAGCTCAGGTACTACACCTTGGATCCGTTTATTTAATCAAACAGCTGTTAGTGTTGATCAGCTTGGACAACGCAAAGGTGCCATTGCGATTTATCTTGATGTCTGGCACAAGGATATTTTAAGCTTCCTTGATTTAAAAACACAAAATGGTGATGACCGCTTGAAAGCTCATGATATTTTCACGGGTGTCTGCATCCCGGATTTATTTATGGAAGCTGTTCGTGACCGGTCTGATTGGTATCTCTTTGACCCGCATACCGTAAAAGAAACACTCGGGTTCTCTCTTGAAGATCATTTTGATGAAGTGAAAGGTCAAGGAAGCTTCCGCAAACAGTATGCAATAGCCGTTCAAGCTGCCGAAGATGGAACATTACCGCACTTTTCTTTTGAGAAAATCCCTGCCATTACAATCATGAAGAATATCATGATTTCACAATTAGAAGAAGGCGTCCCGTATATGTTCTACCGTGATGAAGTAAATCGAAAGAATCCAAATAAGCATAAAGGCATGATTTACTGCTCGAATTTATGTACGGAAATTGCCCAGAATTTAAGTCCTACTACGATTTCACAAGAGTACACAACTGAAGATGGAGATGTCGTCATCGTGAGGAAAAGCGGAGACTTTGTTGTGTGTAACCTTTCCTCAGTTAATTTACCTCGTGCAGTTGGTGACGATGTTCTTGAACGTCTTATCCCTATTCAAGTAAGAATGCTCGATAATGTCATTGACGTTAATAATCTTCCTGTCAAACAAGCGGAAATATCGAATAAGCGATACAGAGCAATCGGCTTAGGAACGTTCGGCTGGCATCATCTATTAGCCTCTAAAAACATCTACTGGGAATCCGATGAAGCCGTACAGCTAGCTGATTCCTTATATGAAAAAATTGCGTATCTTACCGTTCAAGCTTCGAATCAACTGGCACAAGAGAAAGAAAGTTATCCTTACTTTGAAGGCTCTGATTGGCATACAGGTGAATATTTCTCTCTTAGGCATTATGAGGATGAAAAGTGGCTTGAGTTAAAAAACAATATCCAAAAACATGGCCTTCGTAATGGCTATCTCATGGCTATCGCTCCTAACTCGTCAACAGCAAAAATAGGGAATTCAACAGATGGAATCGACCCATTATATGAAATTGAATTTTACGAGGAAAAGAAGAATTTTAAATTCAAAGTAACAGCACCAGGATTAACACCTAATACTTACGAGTATTACAAAAAGACTCGTTTTCATTTAGATCAAAAAGAAAGCATTAAACAAAACGCAGCCCGCCAGCGTCATATTGACCAAGCCATTAGCTTTAATCTCTATGTTCACAACACCATTAAGGCAAAAGAACTGCTCGATATCCACCTGACAGCCTGGAACAGCGGTATGAAGTCCACCTATTACGTTCGGTCAACATCATCAGAATTCAGCAGTGCCTGTGAAAGTTGCAGCAGCTAA
- a CDS encoding manganese-dependent inorganic pyrophosphatase — protein MEKVLVFGHKNPDTDTICSAIAYADLKKQLGMDAEPVRLGEVNGETQFALDTFKFDAPRLVEKVAIEADAVILVDHNERQQSADDIDQVRILEVIDHHRIANFETSDPLYYRAEPVGCTATILNKIYKENSLEIPKEVAGLMLSAIISDSLLFKSPTCTEQDTAAAFELAEIAGVDAESYGLEMLKAGADLSGKTIEQLITLDAKEFAMGDAKVVIAQVNAVDTNEVMAMQTELEAAISAVVFERNLDLFLFVVTDILINDSVVLALGSKTDAVEKAYDVELFNNLAVLKGVVSRKKQIVPVLTNILSN, from the coding sequence GTGGAAAAAGTACTCGTTTTCGGACACAAAAATCCAGATACAGATACGATTTGTTCAGCAATTGCATATGCTGATTTGAAAAAACAATTAGGTATGGACGCAGAGCCGGTTCGTCTTGGAGAAGTAAATGGAGAAACACAATTTGCGCTCGATACATTTAAATTTGACGCACCTCGTTTAGTTGAAAAGGTTGCTATCGAAGCAGATGCTGTTATTCTTGTTGACCATAACGAACGTCAGCAAAGTGCAGATGATATTGATCAAGTGCGAATTCTTGAAGTAATCGACCATCACCGTATTGCTAACTTTGAAACAAGTGACCCTTTATATTATCGTGCAGAACCTGTTGGTTGTACGGCTACTATATTGAATAAGATTTATAAAGAAAACAGTCTTGAAATACCAAAGGAAGTTGCTGGATTAATGCTATCAGCAATCATCTCAGATTCCTTGCTATTTAAATCACCAACTTGTACTGAACAAGATACAGCCGCTGCATTTGAACTGGCAGAAATTGCGGGTGTAGATGCTGAAAGCTACGGTTTAGAGATGCTTAAGGCAGGCGCTGATTTAAGTGGAAAAACAATTGAACAGCTGATTACCCTTGATGCAAAGGAATTTGCAATGGGTGATGCGAAAGTTGTCATTGCCCAAGTAAATGCTGTTGATACAAACGAAGTAATGGCTATGCAGACAGAATTAGAAGCGGCCATCTCAGCAGTTGTTTTTGAAAGGAATCTTGATTTATTCCTATTTGTTGTTACTGATATTCTGATTAATGACTCAGTAGTGCTCGCACTTGGCAGCAAGACAGACGCTGTTGAAAAGGCATATGATGTCGAACTGTTTAATAACCTAGCTGTTCTTAAAGGGGTCGTTTCACGTAAAAAACAAATCGTCCCTGTGTTGACAAATATCCTTTCA
- a CDS encoding ribonucleotide-diphosphate reductase subunit beta — translation MNEHIKKIRMLEPTHPTRATGVFKGEASGFLLWNDIQYEKFYDTYTQLINNFWKPSSVNMIQDKKQWLELDEDIQDVFLDILTMIAGMDSLQTPTLIEIMRFIKDPAAKAILANMAQQESIHNESYSYILASLLPIGQQRQLFDRIKQHPQVIRRNQPIVDAYQTYVDDPTPQHLFEALIHSTNLEGIYFYSAFAFYYNLGRQNLMTGSATMISYIHRDEMVHFDFVGMLVQILMYEYPELNNKENKQFIYHTLENAVNLEKEWSEYMLEDIQDKADLDLEEFNEYIEYIANKRLRMLGLDNLYQEYSENPMPWIKTFDDESISMTKTDFFEQKSRTYSQVNASNGFDEL, via the coding sequence ATGAATGAACACATCAAAAAAATCAGAATGCTTGAGCCTACGCATCCAACTCGAGCAACAGGGGTTTTTAAAGGGGAAGCATCAGGTTTTCTTCTCTGGAATGATATCCAATATGAGAAGTTTTATGATACGTATACACAATTGATCAACAACTTCTGGAAGCCTTCCAGTGTAAATATGATACAAGACAAAAAGCAGTGGTTGGAATTGGATGAGGATATTCAAGACGTTTTTCTCGATATACTGACGATGATTGCAGGCATGGACAGTTTACAAACTCCTACGCTCATTGAAATTATGCGTTTTATTAAGGACCCTGCTGCAAAAGCCATTCTTGCCAATATGGCCCAGCAAGAGTCCATTCATAATGAATCCTACTCGTATATCTTGGCCTCTTTGCTTCCGATTGGTCAGCAAAGACAGTTATTCGATCGGATAAAACAGCATCCTCAGGTAATAAGAAGAAATCAGCCGATTGTAGATGCTTATCAGACGTATGTTGACGATCCAACTCCTCAGCATTTATTTGAAGCGTTAATCCACTCTACCAATCTCGAAGGTATTTATTTCTATTCAGCATTTGCCTTTTATTATAATTTAGGCAGACAAAATCTGATGACAGGCTCCGCTACCATGATTTCTTATATTCACCGAGATGAAATGGTTCACTTTGACTTTGTTGGCATGCTTGTTCAAATTTTAATGTATGAGTATCCTGAACTAAATAACAAAGAGAACAAGCAATTTATCTATCATACTCTTGAAAACGCAGTAAACCTTGAAAAAGAATGGTCTGAATATATGCTCGAGGATATTCAAGATAAAGCAGATTTAGACTTGGAAGAGTTTAATGAATACATTGAGTATATTGCCAATAAGCGGCTCAGGATGCTTGGACTGGATAATTTATATCAAGAATATAGCGAAAATCCAATGCCTTGGATCAAAACATTTGACGATGAATCCATCAGTATGACGAAAACAGACTTTTTCGAACAGAAATCGCGAACATATAGTCAAGTAAATGCTAGTAATGGTTTCGATGAATTGTGA
- a CDS encoding flavodoxin domain-containing protein, translating to MSIAIVYHSAGGNTKAIAEAIASILPDSQLYRVSEVDIRTLPAFDGLIVGTYTWGNGELPAKMAAFYHELEELDLTQTVTAVFGTGETNYKHFCGAVDIFRDMLFMNSCLAVTLKIEQMYQDTDYEKIKRFASLFRAKLRNSQEHTLS from the coding sequence GTGAGTATCGCTATTGTTTATCATTCAGCTGGAGGGAATACAAAGGCGATTGCCGAAGCGATTGCCTCTATCCTCCCAGACTCACAGCTCTATAGGGTATCAGAAGTGGACATCAGAACACTTCCTGCATTCGATGGCTTAATTGTAGGAACCTATACATGGGGAAACGGTGAACTGCCTGCCAAGATGGCCGCATTTTATCATGAACTTGAAGAGCTTGACCTAACTCAAACTGTGACAGCTGTTTTCGGGACGGGAGAAACGAATTATAAACACTTTTGCGGCGCTGTAGATATTTTCCGAGATATGCTTTTTATGAATAGCTGCTTAGCTGTGACCTTAAAGATTGAACAGATGTATCAAGATACTGATTATGAGAAAATAAAACGATTTGCGTCCCTTTTCCGAGCCAAGCTCCGTAATTCCCAAGAACATACGCTTAGCTAG